In Meiothermus ruber DSM 1279, the following proteins share a genomic window:
- a CDS encoding cell division protein FtsX: MVVYALSQALRSLRQHLTSTLATFFTALVSFSLLFLLGLLLWNLDRVVASLERELEVAAFLKPEARVDALLEQIKTWPEVSEARLQTKEEALATLQLDYPYLAQAREFIQNPLPDTIRIKLNNAQAVREVGRRVARLEGVDSVEYGGALTEQLVRVLAGLRVAVNILVVLLLLDTLFSVMGTIRLSIENRREELRVMQLVGATRRFIQGPFVAEGTLLTLAAGLVALGLGTVSYRFLAEALQNLLPFVPVLADSDLARAALAMLVLAVLLGATGAYLASRAHLRETDL; this comes from the coding sequence ATGGTCGTGTACGCCCTTTCCCAGGCCCTGCGGTCGTTGCGCCAACACCTCACCAGCACCCTAGCCACCTTCTTTACCGCCTTGGTGTCGTTTTCACTCCTGTTCTTGCTGGGTTTGTTGCTGTGGAACCTGGATCGGGTGGTGGCCTCCCTCGAGCGCGAGCTGGAGGTGGCCGCCTTCCTCAAACCCGAGGCTCGGGTAGATGCCCTGCTCGAGCAGATCAAAACCTGGCCGGAGGTCAGCGAGGCCCGGCTGCAAACCAAGGAAGAAGCCCTCGCCACCTTGCAGTTGGATTACCCCTACCTGGCCCAGGCCCGCGAGTTTATCCAAAACCCTCTTCCCGACACGATTCGCATCAAATTAAACAACGCCCAGGCGGTGCGTGAGGTGGGGCGAAGGGTGGCCCGCTTGGAAGGCGTCGATAGCGTGGAGTACGGCGGTGCGCTCACCGAGCAGTTGGTTCGCGTGCTGGCGGGCTTGCGGGTAGCGGTCAATATACTGGTGGTTTTACTTTTGCTGGATACGCTTTTTAGCGTAATGGGCACCATTCGGCTATCCATCGAAAACCGCCGCGAGGAGCTGCGGGTCATGCAGTTGGTGGGGGCCACCCGCCGCTTCATCCAGGGGCCCTTTGTGGCTGAGGGAACCCTGCTGACCCTGGCCGCCGGCCTGGTGGCGTTGGGGCTGGGGACGGTTTCCTATCGCTTTCTGGCAGAGGCCCTGCAAAACCTGCTGCCTTTTGTACCCGTACTGGCCGATAGCGACCTGGCTCGAGCCGCCCTGGCCATGCTAGTACTGGCGGTATTGCTGGGGGCCACCGGGGCCTATCTGGCCAGCCGGGCCCACCTGCGGGAGACCGATTTATGA
- a CDS encoding DUF4388 domain-containing protein produces the protein MLSGDLAEFPLLRLLETLMGAARGGVLRIEHPSFVGSIYLEGGHPVHAEAGRLRGLEALELLAGLKSAPFCFDSEQNTRERSIEPGLETHQLIVHQFEAWNEVSLPDNWTLTLQACSIQGPTQLSPLEASVLAQVQGKSLAQALMNERLSPLEAAQVLSKLLRLGLLEARNHLVIEPEPLVVLTLYGGGQGVAAIDEELFARWQGLVGEGFVLRLRTKNQEATLRPQPRINMQGRVGLFERDLRQLRLSRGVLVEVWPEAR, from the coding sequence GTGCTAAGTGGAGACCTGGCAGAGTTCCCCCTTTTGCGGCTCTTGGAGACCCTAATGGGGGCGGCCAGGGGTGGGGTTTTACGCATCGAGCACCCCAGTTTTGTGGGCAGTATCTACCTCGAGGGCGGGCACCCGGTACACGCCGAGGCCGGTAGGCTGCGGGGTTTAGAGGCCTTGGAGCTGCTGGCTGGCCTCAAATCGGCGCCGTTTTGCTTCGATTCTGAGCAGAATACCCGTGAGCGCAGCATTGAGCCTGGCCTCGAGACCCACCAGCTCATTGTGCATCAGTTTGAAGCCTGGAACGAGGTCAGCCTGCCCGATAACTGGACGCTGACGCTTCAAGCCTGCTCGATTCAGGGGCCAACCCAGCTCAGCCCCCTCGAGGCCAGCGTTTTGGCCCAGGTACAGGGGAAAAGCCTGGCCCAGGCCTTGATGAACGAGCGGCTTTCGCCCCTCGAGGCCGCTCAGGTGCTCAGCAAACTGCTGCGGTTGGGCTTGCTCGAGGCCCGGAACCACCTGGTAATTGAGCCGGAGCCTTTGGTGGTGCTCACTCTGTATGGTGGGGGGCAGGGGGTGGCCGCCATCGACGAGGAGCTGTTTGCGCGCTGGCAGGGCCTGGTAGGGGAGGGCTTTGTGTTGCGCTTGCGCACTAAAAACCAGGAAGCCACCCTGCGCCCGCAACCCCGCATCAACATGCAGGGCCGGGTTGGGTTGTTCGAGCGTGATCTGCGCCAACTGCGCCTCAGCCGGGGCGTATTGGTGGAAGTCTGGCCGGAGGCCAGGTAG
- a CDS encoding alanine/glycine:cation symporter family protein — MDILTLNDYVNRAVYGEWMMLVFILVGLYLSLRTGFPQLLRLGVALRETLGAIRERFLSFGGQITPFQAAMVAMSATIGTGHIIGMVGAVVLGGPGAVLWMWVAYLVGMATKFSEAVLAVHFRRQYTDGSVLGGPMVYIRYGLGRRMAWLAALFALFTAIAAFGIGNLSQSGAVGAALAQEFNVPPAVTGLLVALLVGILLAGGIRSVARFAQMIVPLKLVLFLLAILPLIVIHLESLPAALALVFSSALSFQAAAGGAAGAAVSLGLAEILKAGVGRGIFANEAGLGSAAIAHAQAQVDHPVRQGFWGLTEMLLSLTVTTLMALTFIASGLWQRFLGGDRVEAARALFAEHPLGVAMLGLMLAVFALGTMVSWGFYGEEGAAYLFGEGIRWPYRLTFVTFAFVGPMGGLAALTSVADTLNGLMAIPNLVALLALGGLVGRLVREFFSGMPWQPPEED, encoded by the coding sequence ATGGATATACTCACGCTTAACGACTACGTCAATCGAGCGGTCTACGGCGAATGGATGATGCTGGTGTTCATCCTGGTGGGGCTATACCTCTCCTTGCGCACCGGCTTTCCGCAGTTGCTGCGGCTGGGGGTGGCGCTCCGTGAAACGCTGGGGGCTATTCGAGAGCGCTTCCTGAGCTTTGGAGGCCAGATCACGCCCTTCCAGGCTGCGATGGTGGCTATGTCGGCCACCATCGGAACCGGGCACATCATCGGCATGGTGGGTGCAGTGGTGCTGGGGGGCCCCGGTGCGGTGCTGTGGATGTGGGTGGCCTACCTGGTGGGCATGGCCACCAAGTTTTCCGAGGCGGTTCTGGCGGTGCACTTTCGACGCCAGTACACCGATGGCTCGGTGTTGGGTGGCCCTATGGTGTATATCCGCTATGGCCTGGGCCGACGGATGGCCTGGCTGGCGGCTTTGTTTGCCCTCTTTACCGCTATTGCTGCCTTTGGAATCGGCAACCTTTCCCAGTCTGGGGCGGTGGGGGCGGCCCTGGCGCAGGAATTCAACGTGCCGCCAGCGGTTACCGGCCTGCTGGTTGCGCTGCTGGTGGGAATTTTGCTGGCCGGCGGCATCCGTTCGGTGGCGCGCTTCGCCCAGATGATCGTGCCCCTCAAGCTGGTGTTGTTTTTGCTGGCGATTCTGCCCCTTATTGTCATCCACCTCGAGAGCCTGCCCGCGGCCCTGGCGCTGGTGTTTTCCTCGGCCTTAAGCTTTCAAGCGGCCGCCGGGGGGGCTGCGGGGGCGGCGGTCTCGCTGGGCCTGGCCGAGATTCTAAAAGCAGGGGTGGGGCGGGGCATCTTTGCCAATGAAGCCGGCCTGGGCTCGGCTGCCATTGCCCATGCACAGGCCCAGGTCGATCACCCGGTGCGGCAGGGTTTCTGGGGCCTTACGGAGATGCTCTTAAGCCTAACCGTGACCACCCTGATGGCCCTGACCTTTATCGCCAGCGGGCTCTGGCAACGCTTTTTGGGCGGCGACCGGGTGGAAGCGGCCCGTGCTTTGTTCGCCGAGCACCCGCTGGGGGTGGCCATGCTGGGCCTGATGCTGGCGGTTTTTGCCCTGGGAACCATGGTTTCCTGGGGGTTTTACGGTGAAGAAGGCGCGGCCTATCTGTTTGGCGAGGGCATCCGCTGGCCTTACCGCCTAACCTTTGTGACGTTTGCATTTGTGGGGCCGATGGGGGGTCTGGCGGCCCTGACCAGCGTGGCCGATACCCTCAACGGTTTGATGGCCATCCCCAACCTGGTGGCCCTGCTGGCCCTGGGGGGGCTGGTGGGCCGGCTGGTGCGGGAGTTCTTCAGCGGAATGCCCTGGCAGCCGCCGGAGGAAGACTAG
- a CDS encoding UbiX family flavin prenyltransferase yields MSVPKRLVVGLSGASGMPYALDLLQTLRRVGGLEVHLVMSQGAKRVLAEEAGLSLEAVEALAHVVHRSSDLGAPIASGSFRTLGMVIVPCSATTLAKVAYGLADNLLTRAAYVTLKERRPLVLVPREAPLPLPSLEAMVKATLAGATILPAAPGFYHKPQTIEDLLAFMTQRILDLLGLEYSRAPRWGELQELELD; encoded by the coding sequence ATGAGCGTACCCAAGCGACTGGTGGTGGGGCTTTCGGGCGCTTCGGGGATGCCCTACGCCCTGGATCTGCTGCAAACCCTGCGACGGGTGGGGGGGTTGGAAGTCCACCTGGTGATGAGCCAGGGGGCCAAGCGGGTGCTGGCGGAGGAGGCGGGGCTGAGCCTCGAGGCTGTGGAGGCCCTGGCCCATGTGGTGCACCGCAGCAGCGACCTGGGGGCCCCCATTGCCTCGGGGAGCTTTCGTACCCTGGGTATGGTGATTGTGCCGTGCAGTGCGACCACCCTGGCTAAGGTGGCCTACGGTCTGGCCGACAACCTCCTGACCCGGGCGGCCTATGTGACCCTCAAGGAGCGCCGCCCCCTGGTGCTGGTGCCGCGCGAGGCCCCGCTGCCTTTGCCGAGCCTCGAGGCCATGGTCAAAGCCACCCTGGCCGGGGCCACCATACTGCCGGCTGCCCCCGGCTTCTACCACAAGCCCCAAACCATCGAGGATCTGCTGGCTTTTATGACCCAGCGCATTTTGGATCTGTTGGGGCTTGAGTACTCCAGGGCGCCGCGCTGGGGCGAGTTACAGGAGCTCGAGCTCGACTAG
- a CDS encoding undecaprenyl-diphosphate phosphatase has protein sequence MTIFEALILGILEGLTEFLPISSTGHLTLAAHLLQLDIENDPFIKSFIVVIQLGAILAVLALYFQRFLRDIEVWKRIIVAFIPTGILGFLLADVIENVFLGNDLIVVINLVGVGILLLFVDRWLQHHKRYDDVNQMPVPHAVLIGLSQALAMMPGVSRSGATIVGGMALGLSRRAAAEFSFILAVPTMLSATGFSLVRHMDQFRADSWGLLVVGFLAAFISALLTVRWLLDFVSRNSFVPFAIYRILIGVVYGVFFLR, from the coding sequence GTGACCATTTTTGAAGCGCTCATCCTGGGCATTCTGGAGGGTTTAACCGAGTTCCTGCCCATCTCCTCCACCGGCCACCTTACCCTAGCCGCTCACCTGCTCCAGCTCGATATCGAAAACGATCCTTTTATCAAAAGCTTCATCGTGGTTATCCAGCTAGGAGCCATTCTGGCTGTTTTAGCCCTGTACTTTCAGCGTTTTCTGCGGGATATAGAGGTTTGGAAGCGCATTATTGTGGCCTTTATTCCCACTGGCATTCTGGGTTTTTTACTGGCCGATGTGATTGAGAACGTGTTCCTGGGTAACGACCTAATTGTGGTGATTAATCTGGTTGGCGTGGGCATTCTTTTGCTGTTCGTGGATCGCTGGCTGCAACACCATAAGCGCTACGACGATGTCAATCAAATGCCTGTGCCGCACGCCGTTTTGATCGGTCTGTCGCAAGCCCTCGCCATGATGCCAGGGGTCTCGCGCAGCGGGGCTACCATCGTGGGGGGTATGGCCCTGGGGCTATCCCGTCGGGCCGCCGCCGAGTTCTCCTTCATCCTGGCCGTGCCCACCATGCTCTCGGCCACCGGGTTCTCCCTGGTGCGCCACATGGATCAGTTCCGCGCCGATAGCTGGGGTCTGCTGGTCGTGGGTTTTCTGGCCGCTTTCATATCGGCTTTGCTTACGGTGCGCTGGCTCCTGGACTTCGTAAGCCGCAACAGCTTTGTACCCTTCGCCATCTACCGCATTCTGATCGGGGTGGTGTACGGGGTGTTTTTCCTGCGCTAG
- the ispD gene encoding 2-C-methyl-D-erythritol 4-phosphate cytidylyltransferase — protein sequence MKVSVLLPAAGSGERIGRGPKAFLRVGGKTLLEWALEGFAWADEVVVALPPGFRMDGLKTVPGGQTRQQSVFNLVQAATGEVVLVHDVARPFVVRSAVERLLEAVRATGAASLVVSVPDTLVREEAGRYGEVIAREHHRLVQTPQGFRRELLWQAHQQARAAGIEFTDDAQLVRWLGHPVVLVEGDRRMFKVTYPEDLILAEGLAQVWNC from the coding sequence ATGAAGGTTTCGGTGCTGTTGCCGGCGGCCGGTTCGGGCGAACGAATCGGGCGGGGGCCCAAGGCTTTTTTGCGGGTGGGTGGGAAAACCCTGCTGGAATGGGCCCTCGAGGGTTTTGCCTGGGCCGATGAGGTGGTGGTGGCCCTCCCCCCGGGTTTTCGGATGGATGGCCTGAAAACCGTTCCAGGCGGACAAACCCGCCAACAGAGCGTGTTTAATCTGGTGCAGGCAGCCACCGGCGAGGTGGTCTTGGTGCACGATGTGGCCCGGCCCTTCGTGGTACGGTCGGCGGTGGAGCGGCTGCTGGAGGCCGTCCGGGCTACAGGCGCAGCCAGCCTGGTGGTGTCGGTGCCCGACACCCTGGTGCGGGAAGAGGCCGGGCGCTACGGAGAGGTGATCGCTCGCGAGCACCACCGGCTGGTGCAGACCCCCCAGGGCTTCCGCCGCGAGCTGCTATGGCAGGCCCACCAGCAGGCCCGGGCGGCCGGGATCGAATTTACCGATGATGCGCAGTTGGTTCGCTGGTTGGGTCATCCGGTGGTGCTGGTGGAGGGCGACCGTCGGATGTTCAAGGTGACCTATCCCGAAGACCTGATTCTGGCAGAAGGGTTGGCGCAGGTATGGAACTGCTAG
- the ispE gene encoding 4-(cytidine 5'-diphospho)-2-C-methyl-D-erythritol kinase, with protein MELLAPAKVNLGLSVLGRRPDGYHELHTLFAALRVGDRLWVEAIPEGIELEVWGRGLPADTNNLVYKAAQAYLTAAGWPGGVRVVLEKNLPLAAGLGGGSSDAAAVLRALSQLYPSALELPGLALGLGADVPFFLGPGLAEGRGVGERLTPLPPIRAALVLVNPGIAVSAAEAYKGLTPEMWQPELDVAGVVEAIQVGEEPPYWNTLERSVFRLHPYLEALKQELYRLGLRGVLMSGSGSTLFGLARDGAEAGYLAGVLRDKHPGFWVVATETVS; from the coding sequence ATGGAACTGCTAGCCCCGGCCAAGGTGAACCTGGGTCTTTCGGTGCTGGGCCGCCGCCCCGACGGCTACCACGAATTGCACACCCTGTTTGCAGCCCTGCGGGTGGGCGACCGCCTCTGGGTGGAGGCCATTCCCGAGGGAATTGAGCTGGAGGTGTGGGGCAGGGGCCTGCCCGCTGATACCAACAACCTGGTATACAAGGCGGCGCAGGCTTACCTGACGGCTGCTGGCTGGCCCGGTGGGGTGCGGGTGGTACTGGAAAAGAACCTGCCCCTGGCCGCGGGGCTGGGTGGGGGTTCCTCCGATGCGGCGGCGGTGCTGCGGGCTTTATCCCAGCTCTATCCATCCGCCCTCGAGCTGCCGGGGCTGGCCCTTGGGCTGGGGGCCGACGTGCCCTTTTTCCTGGGGCCGGGCCTGGCCGAAGGGCGGGGGGTGGGTGAACGACTGACCCCCCTGCCGCCCATCCGGGCTGCGCTGGTGCTGGTGAACCCGGGCATTGCGGTTTCGGCGGCTGAGGCCTACAAGGGCCTTACACCCGAGATGTGGCAGCCCGAACTGGATGTGGCGGGGGTGGTGGAAGCCATACAGGTGGGGGAGGAGCCCCCTTACTGGAATACGCTCGAGCGCTCCGTATTTCGCCTGCACCCCTACCTCGAGGCCCTCAAACAAGAGCTGTACCGCCTGGGGCTCAGGGGCGTGCTGATGTCGGGCTCGGGTTCTACCCTGTTTGGGCTGGCCCGTGATGGGGCCGAGGCCGGGTATCTGGCTGGGGTGCTGCGGGATAAGCACCCTGGGTTCTGGGTGGTCGCTACCGAGACCGTAAGCTAA
- a CDS encoding thiamine ABC transporter substrate-binding protein has translation MYRTPKAGWLVGLGALLLLTFGLWPARAQQTTLTVLTHDSWSLDKNLVARFERESGIRVRFLKGGDAGEMLNKAILSKGAPIADVIYGFDNTMLSRALEADILQPYRSPELANLRPELRIDQTFRATPVDFGYVALNYDRDFFKDKPLPQRFADLALPEFAGLLVVQNPATSSPGLAFLLATVAAFGEDGYLDFWENLRKNGVRVVSGWSEAYYTHFTRAGGDRPLVVSYSTSPAAELYYSEAQPKPTEPPTANLFLPRSSFFQVEYVGILKGTRNLRAAQRFVDWLVSKPVQENIPTQMWVYPARQDARLPEVFRFAQVPPEPARLTPQQIANNRERWIREWTQVVVQGQTAQAVKARR, from the coding sequence ATGTACAGAACCCCAAAAGCTGGATGGTTGGTTGGGTTAGGTGCGCTGCTACTGCTGACGTTTGGGCTATGGCCCGCACGGGCGCAACAAACCACCCTGACCGTCCTGACCCACGATAGCTGGAGCCTCGACAAGAACCTGGTTGCCCGCTTCGAGCGGGAGAGCGGTATTCGGGTTCGCTTTCTGAAGGGCGGCGATGCCGGCGAGATGCTCAACAAAGCCATTCTGAGCAAAGGCGCCCCCATTGCTGATGTGATCTACGGCTTCGATAACACCATGCTCTCGCGCGCCCTCGAGGCTGATATCCTCCAGCCGTACCGCTCGCCGGAGCTGGCCAACCTGCGCCCTGAACTCCGGATTGACCAGACCTTCCGGGCCACGCCGGTGGACTTTGGCTATGTGGCCCTTAACTACGACCGGGATTTCTTCAAGGACAAGCCCCTGCCCCAGCGCTTCGCCGACCTGGCATTGCCGGAATTTGCCGGGCTGTTGGTGGTGCAGAACCCGGCTACCAGCTCGCCGGGGCTGGCTTTCCTGCTGGCCACCGTGGCGGCTTTTGGGGAGGATGGTTACCTGGACTTCTGGGAAAACCTGCGCAAGAACGGGGTGCGGGTGGTGAGCGGCTGGAGCGAGGCCTATTACACCCACTTCACCCGGGCCGGCGGCGACCGCCCGCTGGTGGTCTCGTACAGCACCAGCCCGGCCGCCGAACTGTACTACAGCGAGGCCCAGCCCAAGCCCACCGAACCCCCCACGGCCAACCTCTTCTTGCCCCGTAGCTCGTTTTTCCAGGTGGAGTATGTGGGCATTTTGAAGGGTACGCGCAATCTGCGGGCGGCCCAGCGCTTTGTGGACTGGCTGGTTTCTAAGCCCGTACAAGAGAACATCCCCACCCAGATGTGGGTCTATCCGGCCCGGCAGGATGCCAGGCTGCCGGAGGTCTTCCGCTTTGCCCAGGTGCCCCCTGAGCCAGCCCGCCTGACGCCTCAGCAGATCGCAAACAACCGCGAGCGCTGGATTCGTGAGTGGACGCAGGTGGTGGTGCAAGGGCAGACGGCACAGGCGGTAAAGGCGCGGCGTTAG
- a CDS encoding ABC transporter permease has product MAKASRAASWLALPVLVFLALALLYPLGRIVALGLTEGFIATLGDPYYRSRLLWSLAYGLGSSLLCIGMALPLAYAFRYRFPGRDFWLAFSVVPFVLPTLVVAMGFLSLVGPRGLLGINLYDTPWILFWASLLYNLGLVLRPLVALLPMLSTPLQAARTLGASPIRAYLRVGIPLLTPALLSGGSLVFLFSFTSFGVPLLLGGPGWATLEVATYQALAQRLAFPEASALVLMQLVVTGLVLWLYLRLQTGWVVGLEGAEAPLPLMRGRALALAIGVAGVFLLLYSPLLALVWRALERPGAWLSVWRNPDFTPGLLALQNTLAFAGVALLGVLPVGFLYAYAVWRGARWLDGLGLLPLMVSPVALGLGYLLVYPGLRGSIWLLIGAYILLSYPLLTRTLLPALQGLPQGVLEAARVLGASPWRRFIGVEWPLVRPSTTAGLALALAAILGEFGATLTLQRPEWATLSLAIYERLGRPGATPFYEAVVLAVALMALCTVLLLGLQKGTWER; this is encoded by the coding sequence ATGGCAAAGGCCTCCCGCGCCGCCTCCTGGCTGGCCCTGCCGGTGCTGGTGTTCCTGGCCCTGGCGCTGCTGTACCCTTTGGGGCGCATTGTGGCCCTGGGCCTGACCGAGGGGTTTATCGCCACGCTGGGAGATCCCTACTACCGCTCGAGGCTGCTCTGGAGCCTGGCCTATGGCCTGGGTTCCTCCTTGCTTTGTATTGGGATGGCCCTGCCCCTGGCCTACGCTTTTCGCTACCGCTTCCCGGGCCGGGACTTCTGGCTGGCCTTCTCAGTGGTGCCCTTTGTGCTGCCCACCCTGGTGGTGGCCATGGGTTTTTTAAGTCTGGTGGGCCCCCGGGGTCTGCTGGGCATCAACCTGTACGACACCCCCTGGATTCTGTTCTGGGCCAGCCTGCTCTATAACCTGGGCCTGGTTTTGCGCCCCTTGGTGGCCCTGCTGCCCATGCTGAGCACCCCCCTGCAGGCAGCCCGCACCCTGGGGGCCAGCCCCATACGGGCCTACCTGCGGGTGGGGATACCCCTTTTGACCCCGGCCCTGCTGTCCGGCGGAAGCCTGGTGTTCTTGTTTAGCTTTACCAGTTTTGGTGTGCCCCTGCTGCTGGGAGGGCCGGGGTGGGCCACGCTCGAGGTAGCCACCTATCAGGCCCTGGCCCAGCGCCTGGCCTTCCCGGAAGCCAGCGCACTGGTACTGATGCAGCTCGTGGTGACCGGCCTGGTGCTGTGGTTGTACCTGCGCTTGCAGACGGGGTGGGTGGTGGGGCTCGAGGGCGCCGAAGCCCCTCTACCCCTCATGAGGGGCCGCGCTTTGGCTCTGGCCATCGGTGTGGCTGGGGTTTTTTTGCTGCTGTATAGTCCCTTGCTGGCGCTGGTATGGCGGGCACTGGAGCGTCCTGGGGCCTGGCTATCGGTGTGGCGCAACCCCGACTTTACCCCAGGCCTGCTGGCCTTGCAAAACACCCTGGCCTTTGCCGGGGTGGCCCTGCTGGGGGTGCTGCCCGTGGGTTTTTTGTACGCCTATGCAGTCTGGCGGGGGGCCCGCTGGCTGGATGGGCTGGGCCTGCTGCCCCTGATGGTCTCACCGGTGGCCCTGGGCCTGGGCTACCTGCTGGTCTACCCCGGGCTTAGGGGCTCCATCTGGCTTTTGATAGGGGCCTACATCCTGCTCAGCTACCCCTTGCTCACCCGCACCCTGTTGCCGGCCCTGCAGGGGCTGCCCCAGGGGGTGCTCGAGGCCGCCCGGGTGTTGGGGGCCTCACCCTGGCGGCGGTTTATAGGGGTGGAATGGCCCCTGGTTCGCCCCTCGACCACCGCCGGCCTGGCCCTGGCCCTGGCGGCCATCCTGGGGGAGTTTGGGGCCACCCTCACCCTGCAACGCCCGGAATGGGCCACCCTGTCCCTGGCCATCTACGAGCGCCTGGGCCGGCCTGGGGCCACCCCCTTTTACGAGGCGGTGGTGCTGGCGGTGGCGCTGATGGCGCTGTGCACGGTTTTGCTCCTGGGGTTGCAGAAGGGCACCTGGGAGCGCTGA
- a CDS encoding ABC transporter permease translates to MQHSSTSRRREGSPWTGLWAVFFKEMADHLSSTRMRILEVLILLSAVGAVYAGAQTLRQTISEDPFLLLRVFTAAQDPLPSFVAFLSFFLPLAAIALGFDAINGEYSRNTLSRILAQPIYRDALLWGKFLAGLATIALILLALFLLVVGLSLIFLGVPPSSEEVARALLFLLATLAYTGVWLGIALVTSVLFRSAATSALAAIAVWLFFALFWGIIAQLLAQAVAPFDPFNPESELRQTEALLAFSRLSPNTLYAEAIQALLNPGVRSLGPVLISQLEGALLGSPLPLGQSFLLAWPQLTGLIALTIGLFAVAYVLFQRREVRA, encoded by the coding sequence ATGCAGCATAGCTCTACCTCGCGTCGCCGTGAAGGCTCGCCCTGGACGGGGCTGTGGGCAGTTTTCTTCAAGGAGATGGCCGACCACCTGAGCAGCACCCGGATGCGCATCCTGGAGGTGCTCATCCTGCTCTCGGCGGTGGGGGCGGTCTATGCCGGGGCCCAGACCCTGCGCCAGACCATCAGCGAAGACCCCTTCCTCCTGCTGCGGGTTTTTACTGCGGCCCAGGATCCGCTGCCCTCGTTTGTGGCCTTCCTGAGCTTTTTTTTGCCCCTGGCCGCCATTGCCCTGGGTTTTGATGCCATCAACGGTGAGTACAGCCGCAACACCCTTTCGCGCATCCTGGCCCAGCCCATCTACCGCGATGCCCTGCTGTGGGGCAAGTTTTTAGCCGGGCTGGCTACTATAGCCCTGATCCTGCTGGCCCTGTTTTTGCTGGTGGTGGGGCTGAGCCTGATCTTCCTGGGCGTACCCCCCAGCAGCGAGGAGGTCGCGCGGGCGTTGCTCTTCTTGCTGGCCACCCTGGCCTATACCGGGGTCTGGCTGGGGATTGCCCTGGTCACCTCGGTGCTCTTCCGCAGCGCCGCCACCTCGGCGCTGGCGGCCATTGCGGTCTGGCTCTTCTTCGCGCTGTTCTGGGGCATCATTGCCCAGTTGCTGGCCCAGGCTGTGGCCCCTTTCGACCCCTTCAACCCCGAGAGCGAGCTGCGCCAGACCGAGGCCCTGCTGGCTTTCTCACGCCTTTCGCCCAACACCCTGTACGCCGAGGCCATTCAGGCCCTGCTCAACCCTGGGGTGCGCAGCCTGGGGCCGGTGCTCATCAGCCAGCTCGAGGGGGCCTTGCTGGGCTCACCCCTTCCCCTGGGGCAGAGCTTCCTCCTGGCCTGGCCGCAGCTTACGGGCCTGATCGCCCTCACCATAGGGCTCTTCGCCGTGGCCTACGTGCTCTTCCAGCGGCGGGAGGTGCGGGCTTAG
- a CDS encoding ABC transporter ATP-binding protein, which produces MVIETQGLTKRYGRVVAVEGLELRIEAGEVYGLLGPNGSGKTTTILMLLGLTEPSAGQVRVLGLDPAREPLSLKRQVGYLPDSVGFYGEMSAWENLSYIARLNGLPPALAKARMERVLERMGLTEVAHRPVGAFSRGMRQRLGLAEVLLKEPKVVILDEPTLGLDPEAAQEFLQIIRSLKSEGITVLLSSHLLHQVQAICDRVGLFHKGKLVLEGRVEELAQRVLGGAYRIRLEATPLNGLAERLQALPEVSRVQAEGQGLRLEATQDIRPQVAKAVLEAGAALQSLVLEQPSLDEVYARYFQEVRHAA; this is translated from the coding sequence ATGGTCATCGAGACCCAAGGCCTAACCAAACGCTACGGCAGGGTGGTGGCGGTGGAGGGCCTCGAGCTCCGCATCGAGGCAGGCGAGGTGTATGGCCTGCTGGGCCCCAACGGCTCCGGCAAAACCACCACCATCCTGATGCTCCTGGGCCTCACCGAGCCCAGCGCGGGCCAGGTGCGGGTGCTGGGCCTCGACCCGGCGCGCGAACCGCTCTCGCTCAAGCGGCAGGTGGGCTACCTGCCCGACTCGGTGGGGTTTTATGGCGAGATGAGCGCCTGGGAGAACCTCTCCTACATCGCCCGGCTCAACGGGCTGCCCCCTGCCCTGGCCAAGGCCCGCATGGAGCGGGTGCTGGAGCGCATGGGGCTGACCGAGGTGGCCCACCGCCCGGTGGGTGCTTTTTCGCGGGGTATGCGCCAGCGCCTGGGACTGGCCGAGGTGCTGCTTAAAGAGCCCAAGGTGGTGATCCTGGACGAGCCCACCCTGGGCCTGGACCCCGAGGCCGCCCAGGAATTCCTGCAGATTATCCGCAGCCTTAAGTCCGAGGGCATTACGGTGCTGCTCTCCTCGCACCTGCTGCACCAGGTGCAGGCCATCTGCGACCGGGTGGGGCTGTTCCACAAGGGAAAACTGGTGCTGGAGGGACGGGTGGAGGAGCTGGCCCAGCGGGTTCTGGGGGGTGCCTACCGCATCCGCCTCGAGGCCACCCCCCTAAACGGCCTGGCCGAGCGGCTTCAGGCCCTGCCCGAGGTGAGCCGGGTGCAGGCCGAGGGGCAGGGGCTGCGGCTGGAAGCCACCCAGGACATCCGCCCCCAGGTGGCTAAAGCCGTGCTCGAGGCCGGGGCTGCCCTCCAGAGCCTGGTGCTGGAGCAGCCCAGTCTGGACGAGGTGTACGCCCGCTATTTCCAGGAGGTGCGCCATGCAGCATAG